GGGCTTTTTCCAGGCAACGTCGTTGCGCAGATAAACCGGCTGAACCAAGTGCGCGGCCTGCCCCAGCCCAGCAGCAAAATCACGCGCCGCCAGCCACGCCATCTCTTCGGCACGGGGCTCTAAATCATCCAAATGCTGAGGCATGCTCAGTTGCACATCGACAGTGAAGCGCTCCCACAGCGTAAATCCGCTACCCACGCCTACCCAGTCGGTTTCCTCCCCCGGCAGGCGCAGCGACTCAGGGGCTAATACCGCCTCAGCGCTCATCGGCGTGATGGCATCTTTAAGGCAGTGCCAGGTGGCGACGTACACCTCCCCCATGCGGGCGTCTAAGGCAGTCACCACGTGGCGTAGGTGATAGCGGCGATGGGCCTGAAGCGCTAGCGCCTCCAAAGTAGAAACACCCAGCAGAGGGCAGTCCAGGCCAAACGCCAACCCCTGGGCAGCGCCCGCCGCGATGCGTAGCCCGGTAAACGAACCTGGCCCCCGACCGAAGGCTATCGCGTCGAGCTGGGAAGGGGTGAGCTGCGCTTCGGCAAGCACTTCATCCACCATCGGCAGCAGCCGGCGGGTATGGGCGCGGGGCGTCATTTCGAAGCGCGCCAGGCACTCAGTACCCGAATCATCTTGGCGCAGTAAGGCTGCAGAGCAGGCGCTTGAAGAGGCGTCCAGGGCAAGCAGATGTAACGGCATAGCAAGTAGCCACTCGAAAGAAAGGTTGCGGCATTATACCTTTGTCATACTAATACGACGATGGCCCGCATTAAGCGGGCCATCGGCAAAGGCGTAAAACGCTTTTGTTAGCTGAAGGCTCTTCTCAGTTGAAGGCTCTTATCAACTAAGGGCTTCTTTAACCTGGCGGGTAATATCCGTCACGCTGCCAACGCCTTCAATACGGTGGTACTGGGGCGCATTCTGCGGATCCTGCTTGGCCCACTGCTGATAGTAATCGACCAGCGGCGCCGTTTGATCGTGGTAAACAGATAGGCGATTACGCACCGTGGACTCTTGGTCGTCCTCACGCTGAATAAGCGTTTCACCGGTCACATCATCTTTACCCGGCTCTTTGGGCGGATTGTGCTCAACGTGATAAACGCGACCCGATGCCTGATGCACACGGCGTCCCGCCAAGCGACTAACGATCTCCTCGTCGGGCACGGCAATTTCCACTACGTGATCCAGCTTAACGCCGCCCTCTTTCATGGCGTCGGCCTGGGGGATCGTGCGTGGGAAACCATCGAACAGAAAGCCGTTTTCGCAGTCTGGCTGGCTGATACGCTCTTTGACCAAGTCGATGATGATGTCATCGGAGACCAGGCCACCGCTGTTCATGATCTCTTTTACTTTCAGTCCCAGTTCAGTGCCATCTTTAATGGCCGTGCGCAGCATATCCCCGGTGGAAATCTGAGGAATCTTAAATTGCTCGCAAATAAACTGAGCTTGAGTCCCCTTCCCCGCGCCGGGGGCACCCAACAGGATTAAACGCATGGCACTGCTCCTTGAAGTTCTTGGTATGAAAAAAGCGTATGAAGAATGAGTATGTAAATTCTGTTAACTGACAATAACCGCGCCTCTCAAGCGACACAACTCCCCAAAAGCCTGAGAGACCCGCTTTTATTTCAATTTTTTTAAATTAAAACAGCCAAATGCCCTAAATCTAC
This Vreelandella neptunia DNA region includes the following protein-coding sequences:
- the tsaB gene encoding tRNA (adenosine(37)-N6)-threonylcarbamoyltransferase complex dimerization subunit type 1 TsaB, whose protein sequence is MPLHLLALDASSSACSAALLRQDDSGTECLARFEMTPRAHTRRLLPMVDEVLAEAQLTPSQLDAIAFGRGPGSFTGLRIAAGAAQGLAFGLDCPLLGVSTLEALALQAHRRYHLRHVVTALDARMGEVYVATWHCLKDAITPMSAEAVLAPESLRLPGEETDWVGVGSGFTLWERFTVDVQLSMPQHLDDLEPRAEEMAWLAARDFAAGLGQAAHLVQPVYLRNDVAWKKPA
- the adk gene encoding adenylate kinase, yielding MRLILLGAPGAGKGTQAQFICEQFKIPQISTGDMLRTAIKDGTELGLKVKEIMNSGGLVSDDIIIDLVKERISQPDCENGFLFDGFPRTIPQADAMKEGGVKLDHVVEIAVPDEEIVSRLAGRRVHQASGRVYHVEHNPPKEPGKDDVTGETLIQREDDQESTVRNRLSVYHDQTAPLVDYYQQWAKQDPQNAPQYHRIEGVGSVTDITRQVKEALS